Sequence from the Streptomyces sp. NBC_00440 genome:
CAACAGGCATGACACTGCCCAACAGGGGAGCGCCAAGGGCGGGTCGGGCAACGGGAAAATTACCGTCCAGACTCGTATCCGGACGACCACCAACGGCGACCCCGGATCGGCGAAGACCGGCTCGCTGTCTCCTGCGGACAGCAACTGGACACCCCCCGCTTGCTGGTATGAACCGGCCTTCTCGCCCAAGGAGATTCAGGCCAGCGTCAAAGAGTGGCGGGCCGTCGGGATCTTCGGGATCGGCGATGTGATCGGCAATGTACTCGACAGCTATTACAAGGACGGCAAGTACAAGAACTACAACCTTGACCAGCAGGGCAAGGGAAAGTTCTGGGCAGCTGTCGTAAACCCCAAGCGCAAGGACGAACCGGGCGCGACGGCCTGCGACAGGATGCCGTTCTGGGTGCCGAACAACACCACCCCGCACGAGCCCCTCGCCGTGAGCCCGAAGATCCTCGCCGAGTACGCGTACGACGAACTCCCCGTCCCCGAAACGCAGATCGAGGCAGCCCCGGCGGGCAAGTCCACAGTCAACCTGCCCACCTGGGTCTGGCTGGACAAGGCCCGCTTCAAGCCGGTCTCGGTGACCGCCTCGCTGCCCGGCACGGGACTCTCCGCGACGACGACCGCCACGCCCGTCGCCCTCCACCTGGACCCCGGTACGGACGACGCGGAGGTCTATCCGGCGAGCGGCGACTGCCCGCTCAACGCGGACAAGTCGATCGGCACCCCGTACACCAAGGGCTCCGCCGACCGGACCCCGTCCTGCGGCGTGACGTACGAGCGCTCGTCCGGCGGGGGCACGTATCCGCTGCGGGCGACGCTCACCTGGGAGATCAACTGGACCAGCACCACGGGCGAGGGCGACAGCCTGCCCAACGGAACCTACGGGGACACGAAGGACGTCGCCGTTCAGGAGATCCAGTCGGTCAACCGCTGAACGCCCGCGCCACCTGAGGAGAGAAGCGAACGATGGCATTCGGAAGACAGCGGCGTGCCCCGGAGCCGCCGGTCGAGCCGATGCCCTGGGAGGGCATCTCCTGGTTCGTGGTCAGCGAGGTGGAGCAGCCGGCCACGTTCCGCCGTAAAGCGGTGACCGGACCGCGGGCGATACGTGTGCGGTCGGTCGGCGGGCCCGTACGGTGTTTCGCGCCCGCCGTGTTTGTCGTACAGCCCGACCCGGAGATCAAGGCGTACGAGTTCTACGCGGCCCGGGATCCCCGTCAACAGATCTGTGCGCTCGCGCCCGTGACCGGCGGGAAGGGTGGCGAGCAGTACCGGGTCGCGGACGGAGCGGGGCAGGAGATCGGCGCCGCGCACCGGACCGTCGCCGCGAAACGCACGATCCAGCACACCTGGTGGCTCCGGCAGCCCGGTCACCCGGACGTCGTGGCCCGCTACCACTGGGCCAAGGGCAGTGCCAAGGAGGTCGCGGCGCGGGGCAAGGCGGCTGTGGCGCGGCAGGCGGGGAGCCTGGCCGAAAGCGTCGTGGATTCCTTGATCTTCGGTGGTGACGACAGCGGCGGCCAAAGCAGCAACCACATCCGCAAGCCGGTGACCTGGCGGGCGGGCGAGGACGAAGTGGCCCTCACGTCCGATCACACGGACCGCGGGGTCAGGACCTATATGCCGAAGGCCGGTTGGCTGGACCTGCGGCTGGTGTTCGCGCTGGCGGTACTGCGGGAGGGCTGACCGTACGTGGGCAGGCTGCCGCCGCCGACGGGCAGCGGTTGTCCGTCGGTTTCTTCCGGGCCTCTTCGCGCTGGGCCCGGGCCTGGAACCGTACGTGAAGACTGGTGCCGTTCGTGTCAGCGCCGTGCCTGCGACCCCGCCTGCTCCAGCGCCGCGCGCAGCTTCTCCGGGTGGCGGGTCGGGGCCGACCAGACGGGGGAAGCCGCGAACTGCTGTGGTGCCGAGGTCTTCCAGAAGGACCGCTGCTCGGGAGGGCGGAATTCGGGAACACTCGCGGCGGTGAGATCGACGTTGATGACGATCGCCGCACGCATGTAGGGAGCTGTCAGCAACCCGAGCTTGATGGTGCCGGTGGCAGTCTCCAGGCGGGACGATCCCACATCGCGGCCGACCTTGGCGATCTTCCGGATCTCTTGGTGATCACTGACCACTTCGACGCGCTGGACCGCGTCCCAGGGACAGAAGAAGACCTGTCGCCGGTGCGCCCGCGCCCGGGGCAGCTTCTTCCCTCCGGTCCTACCGCGAGCTTTCAGGCGCTCCGTCCGCTGAATGCCGCCGATCCAGATACCGGCCGCGTCGACACGGATCCCGATCGGCCGGTCCTCCGCCAGGTGGAGACCTCCGAGACTCACGGATCCGAAGATGCCCAGGATCACTCCGGGCATGAACACCGATGAATTGTCGGTCAACAGCAGGGCAACGAACGAGCCGATCAGCAGCAGCGGCCAGAAGAAGCCGTGGAACACCAGCGGCCAGCGCAGCGCGCAGCGCTCCTCGGTGTAGTGGACGGGTTCGCTCATCGCAGGCAGGTTCACGCGGCAGATCCAGGTCCGGAAAGCAGCTCGCTCAGGTGGCGGCCGAGGGTTTCTTCGTCGCAGTCGATCGGGGTGCCGTCCTGGTTACGTTCGACGCTCAGCCCGGCGGAACTCCGTCGAACTTCGAAACGGTCCAGGTCAGGGCCCATGCCCTTGTTGGGCTGATACACGTCGATCACTTTGGAGGGGCGCCGGCCGAATCGGTGCCCGGCTGGAGGGCGGTCGACCCAGCGCAGCAGTGATCTGACAGCTTCCGCCGGGCTGGCGAGTACGTACTTGTAGGCCGGTCCGAACCGTGAGACATGGTTGCCGGTGGCTTCCTCTGCCAGCACTGCTCGCAGACCGCGCCCCTCCTCGGCGATTCCGTACAGCCGTATCCGGTCGGGCTCGGCCTTGGCCCCCTCGCGGCGGACGACGATGAATGACGGCTGGGTGCGGCCTGCCAGGATCATGGCGAGCAGCGGGCGCACCGGAAGGCCGACGCTCTCGCCGGGGGCGTCCTCCGTCGCGCTTGCTCCGGATTCGTCACCGGGCCCGGGATCCTGCTCGGCAGGCCCGGTTTCCGGCTCGGCCAGCAGCCCACGGTGGACAAGGAACTTCAGCGCCATGGCCGAGAGTTCGAACCGTTCCGCCTCGGCTTTGCCGGACCACCATGACCACGCGTCCTCGTCAACGAGTGTGGCCTGCATGGCTCCGAGTACGCACAGCTCCGCAGTCGACAGGGCGGGCAGTTGAACCGCGTCGTCCCGGTCGACCTGATCCAGCAACGCCTGTGATGCTTCGACGTCCGCCTGTCGGGGGTCACCCGTCATGGTGTGCTGCCTCCATCGGCTGCTCAGAGAAAACTGGTGACCGCATGCCAGGTGCTCTTGGCTGCCGATGCCACGGCGTGACCGGTGGCGTTGCACACGTTCTTGAACGGTTTCCAGTGGTGGTAGAGGTAGGTGCCCCCCAGGTACAGGCCGGTGCCGACCATAACGACTTCGCCCACGCCGGGGACGGCATCCAAGGGGGTGAGGAGAGCGAGCGTGTCCCACGTGGCAAGTCCCGCGTTGACCCCGGCGGCGCCGCGGTCAACCCAGCCCATCGCGCCCTTGTCCTCGGGCTTCCACATGGTGTAGAGGTCGCCGGCGATGGCCAGCCCGTTCAGCCCGACACTGGCCCCGCGCAGCCACGGAAGCCGGGCCGCTTCCCCGAGGTTGGCGAGCTTCGTGCCCTCGTTCCACTTGCCGATCGCGTCCCAGTCCTTGGCGAAGTCCTCGATCGCCTGGGCGAGATCGGCTTCGGTGGCCGCACCGCTGCTCATGGCGTTCATGATCGGACGGGCCATCTTCGGGAAGTCGGCCTCCATCAGCTCGGGGATCCGCGCCGCGAACTCCTCAGCGGTCTTGACGCTCTCCTCCGCGCCCTCCGCACCGCTCATCAGCTTGAGCAGGACCATGTCGGCGTACGGAGCCGGTACGGCGTGCAGCTTTTCGTCCCACTTCCGCAGTTCGCCCTCAGGGCCGAAGAGCTTCTCCCAGAGCCCCGGGTTCTCTTCCTTCAGCTCCTCGCCCGCCTTCGCCACCTGCTCCTTGAGCTGCTTGGCGGACAGGGTGTCAGGACAGGTCTTGGCGAGCGTCGTCTGCGCGTTGCTGAGCGCGGTCGCACACGTACCCGCGGCGCGGTTCAGGTCGGAACTCGCGTCGCTGACCTTCTGGCCGAGTGCTTTGGGGGACTGGCCCGGCGCGGTCGGCGCATGGCTGGAGGCATGGGAGTGGCTGTCGGCAGTGGTGTTGGCGCCCTTCACCGCTTTCTGCGCGCTCTCCAGCGCCCCGGCGTAGGTGTGCAGCGCGGAGTACGCGGCGCCCGCGGCCACATGGACGGCCTTGAAGCGCGGGTACACACCTTCGGCCGCTGTCCGATACTGCTGGGACAGCGGGCCGGACCAGCCCTTGAGTACGGCTTCGACATGCCGCTGGAACGTCGTCAGCAGCGTGGAATGGTCATGGGCCAGCGATTTGAACCGGCCGGCGGCGGTCCGCAGGGTTTCTGGATCCCCGGACGGAACGGTGTAGGTGGGAGGCGTCATTTGCCGCCTCCGCCTGCCTTCTTGAGGTTGGTGGCGGTCGTCTGGGCGACGTCACCGAGATCACTGACGGAGGTGCCGGTATCACCGGCTGCCTTCGCGATTGCACCGGCCAGCGAGCTGATCGCCGAGGCCACCCGGTGGTCCCCGGCGGCGCCGGCTGCCTGCTTGCCGGCCGCCGTTCCGGCCTTGGAATGACTGTTGGCCGAGGTAACGACCGATTTCATGGATGAAGCCGACGCCTGTATGTGCTCGGCGTCACCACCCCGGTAGCCCACTGATCCCACACCCCGTTTTCGGTACCCGGGCCCGGCTGATCCGTCGCAGCCCTGACCTCAGCCTCAGACGGTGCTTGGCGGGGCCGTTCGCAGTCAACGCCGGAAGGGGTGCATCGCCCACTCTTGGCCGGGCGGTGAGCGGAACTTTGCAATTGTGTGGCCTGACGAAAAGGTTGCGGGCGGGGCCCCGCGTCCGGCTTCCGTGGCGGGGACCGGCCCCTTCGAGGTGCTCAGTGCCAGACAGCGCGCGCCGGTACTCGGAAGCCTTCGTGCGGGGATGGGCAGAGTTCACCGGTCTCTGTGCCGATGCTCAGGTCGGCGGCGTGCGGAATCAACGGACGCTAACTCGCGCCGTGCATCTTCCTGTCCTGGGCGGACTGTTTTTTCTGGGCTTCATCCACCAGCCGGTTCTCCTCTGCCGGGAACGAATCGAAGAGGGTCTTCAGCCGCTTCATGCGCCCTTCGTGATCGGTACGCCATGTGTCGGCCTTCTTGCCGATCCAGGTATGCGGCATCATGGCGTCGACGCGTTTCATGGCCGCTTTTATGTCCGTCACCGCCCTCTCGATCTCATTCATGTCCTGCCGGCACACGTAGTCGAGACGGTCCTGCTCGGGAATGCCCATGAAGTACTCCTTTGCTGGGCGTATTTGCGGAGTGCGACTGCGGGGGACTTCTGCAACAGCACCGCCTTGGGTGACCGTTATTTTGTTGAGATCTTCAGTACGGCGGAAGTGAGCCCTGCCATGATGAGGCTGCCCGATGAGTAGGCCAGGGATGTTGGTATCTCGCAGGGAATATTCTTTGCGTCAACTGGCTTCCCTGGCTTGCATGTGGAACCCGACTCGTTTTTCGATGAGTGCCTTGCCACGAGTTCGGTCTTTTTGGTAGCCAGGTGGAGCACGTAGGAGCCCGATGAGTTTCCCGCGTGGACGTAAATGCCGTCCGCACCGTCGTCGCTCATCCAGCGAACTTTGAGGGAGGCGGGGTCTCCGGGGACTCCGTCGATATGCCGGGGCAAGGCTATAGTGCGCGAGGAACCGTCTGCGCTGATGGCCGTTATGCCGCGGACCTGCGAAGGGCCGTTGGTGCTGGGGGAAACGTAGACCGTGTGCGTGCCACTCACCGCGCCACCGGGGGAGATAGCCGGCCAGTCCTTGACTGGGCCTCGACCTGGCACCTGGTAGATACGGGTGAGGTGTCCGTCCTTGAGTCGCCAGATAACGTTGTAGTCGGCGATCATGATCGAGCCGTCGGGCTCTGTCGCGAACGGGACGGGTTGGCTGGCGGCGAAGCGGTATTGGCTTGCCGATGCGGTTTTCGGGGCAGGGTCCCGTAGTTTTCGGTTCTTTCCCGCGACTCCTGCGAGAGCCGCTTTACGGCCGCCGGGCCCCAGTTCAATGAGCTGTGAATCGGCGCTTGTCAGGAACTTTCCGCCGGGCAGTGCTACCAGTCCTGCCATGCCCTCGATTTGGTCGTCGAGAACGACTTTCGCTTTGTGGTCCTTGGCGATGGCGACGAGGGATGTCCCCAGGCCGTAGACCAGGCCGTCGGGGCCGTAGGCAACCCCTTCCGGGGTGCCTCCGAACCCGTCGTAGGCAACCTCTTGGGCCTTGTTGTCCGCATCGGTCCGGAGAACGGCCACGGCTTGCCCCTTGGCGGGCTCCTTCCAGGTGTTTCCCGGCTTGCCGTCGCAGGCTGCCAGGCCGAGAAGGACCATCGGGGCCATCCCGGCCGACAGGTATGTCTTAACGCTTCGCCTCACGGCTGAACCCTTCGCTCAGTACGCACATGTGATCCCGCGGCGGCTGTGCGTCGGGGCGCGATGTGACAGCTGGAGGTACCGAACGGTGTCCGTTCGCGGCCCTTTGTCAGCGGTTGATCGTCTGGATTTCCTGGACGTTCATGTCCTGGGTGGTCTGGAAGGTTCCGTCGGGGAGGTCGCCATGTGCTCCGCCTGTGCCCCTCCAGCTGATCTTCCAGGTGATGGACGCCTTGAGCTGGTACGGGCTTCCGTCGGTGGCGTGCAGGTAGTTGATGCCGCACGGCGGGTTCTGGCTGGCGTCGCCTGCCTTGTACGGCGTGCCGATGGAGCCGTCCTTGTTGAACGTGCAGGTGCCGGAGGAGGGGAAGGTGTCCGCGTCGTCCGTGCCCGGGTCCAGGTGGAGGCTCACGGGTTTCGCGGTGGTCTCGGCCCAGAGCCCGGTGTTGGGGAGTTCGGCGCGTACGACGACGTCCTTGAAGGTGCCCTTGTCCAGCCAGACCCAGGTGGGCAGGTTCACGGTGGACTTGGTCTGCGGCTTCAGCTCGATCTTGGTCTCGGGGACCTTGACCTTGTTGTACGCGTACTCGGCGAGCATCTTCGGCGTGGGCGCGTGCGGGATCTTCGGGACCTGGCCGGCCGGCTGCCAGAACATGATGCGGCCGCACTGCCATGAATCGGGATCCGACTCGTCCGGCGCTACGCTCCGCCAGAAGTAGCCGCCCTTGCCGATGTTGTAGTTCTTGTAGCCATCGGCCATGGAGCTGGGGTCGTCGAAGTTGGCTTCGGGCTTGCCGTCCTTGTAGTGGTCGGTCCAGAGGCCAGTGCCGAACCAGGACTCGTGGATACCCACATCGCCGTCGCCGCCGGACGACTTCACGAAACTCTTCAAGCCTTCGGGTGTGAAGACGGGCTCGTACCAGCAAGCGGGCGGTTTCCAGTTGGGATCGATCGCAGCCAGGTTGCCCTTTTTGCCGCTCCCGCCGCCTCCCTTGGGATAGCTGAGCCGGATTTGGGAGTGGGTGGCGGAGGCGCTGACGCTCCGACCGTCGGAGCCGCCCTTTGTGCCGCCACCTCCGATGGCGTGGGCCGGGCCGGAGGCGAGAGCGACCGTTGCGAGCGAGGCCGCGGTGAGCGCTGTCATCCTGCGACGTGAGTTCACGACGGGCAGCCACCCCTCTTGGAGTTGGTGGACACGGTCTGCCAGACGCCTTGTGAGCTCTTCTGCAGAGTGGACGTGTAGTACACCTTGGGATCCGTACCCGCCGGGTTTCCCTCGACTTTGCCCGTCTTGCGACCCTTTGTATATGCCTTGGTCTCGTCCATGCAGTAGTTGAGGATCGCTCGTGTCTTATTGCTTCCGAGCATGCTCGCCTTGGCGTCATAGACCGGCGCCTTGCCGATGAGCGTCAGGTTCTTATCTGTGTAGGTCTTGATCCACTCTTGGTCCTGGGAGAGACCGGCCGCTGTGTCGTAGAACTTCAGATACTCGGCATCGGGAGCGTTGGCCATGATCGCCGCGTACCCGGCGCGGACCTGTTCCTTGCCGTCGTTGAGAACGGCCTGCTCGTTGGGGTCGCTGCTGTTCCAACCCTGAAAATTCAGCTGGAAGGAGTGGGGGATCGTGATCTCCGGCCGCGCCGCACCCGGCGCCGCAGAGGTGGAGGCCGAAGCAGACGGGCTCTTCGTCCCCTCGTCCGCCCCCTTGATCTTGTCCTTGGAGGCGTCGTTGTTGCTGCCTCCGCAAGCGGTCAGTAGCAGGGCCGCACTGACAGCGAGTGCGGCGGCGATGGCTGGAGTGCGGCGGGCCACGAGTGTTCTCCCCCGGTTGGCGACAGCAGGCCAGCAGGCCGGACTGTAAACGTTCAGGGCATTCGAAGCTACCAGCCGCGTGTAAAGGGCAGCAGAGGACGGTCGGGGGATTCCGTGCCATGTACGGGAAGAGCTGCCTGGGCGGGATGAATCTGTCGCGGGTGGGGTGTTGTGTGCGCCTCCTGGTGGCCGTGTGCGCGTGCGATGTGGTGGCGACTGGAGTGATGCCGGGTGCTGTGACAGCAGTGCGCCCCGATGCCCGGGTCGGCCGGGCTCGGGGTGCGAGTGCTCAGGGGGTAGTTTCCGGACGTGCCGGACGTGTACGTCACGAAGTCCGTCCATGTGTCCGGCGTGAAGCCGAGCTGCGGGCCCGGGATGTTCTTCGAGTCACGGACGTGGACGGTGCTTGCCGCCGCTGTGATCTCGACGCATTCGGGGCCGTCGTTGGTGCTGTAGCTGCTCTTGACGTCGAGGCGCCCGCGGATCGCTGGGGGGCTACGCCCGGCCCTGTCCCGCGCTGGACGGTCTGGGCGGAACTCGATCTCGTACCGTGACCGCCCGGGCTCTTTACGTCGACACCGTGGCCGTCTTCACCGGGTCGCGGATCCCCGCGACCCGGTGGGCCGCGACGCCGTCTCCCGCGACATAAGAACTCTCAAGTACTGAGGGGAAATAACCTCCCCACCCCACCCGACCTCACCCCGCGGCCCGTCACCCACACGGGTGAGGTTCGCCAACCGGGCTGGATTTAGGGCTGGTTGGTCGGCATATGCTCGCCGCGACCAACAACCCAAGACATGTGACGGCCCCCGGCAGGACGGCAAATCCTGATCCGAGGGCCTGACCACCGAGGAAGATCAGAGGCTTCCCGATGGATACCCAGCAGGTTAGCGCGCCCTCGCGCGCCCCGTCCCGCGATTCCCGGGGCGGCGTGCCCTCCCGCGTCACGCCCTCCCGCGACGTTGCCTCCCGTGACATGCCTTCCCGCGTTATGCCTTCCGGGCCCGTGCCCTCCGGTGTCGTGCACATCAACTCGCGGCATACTGCCCGCTTCACCGTCGTCGGCAACCATCTCGCCCAGCACCCCGGGCTGTCCCTCGTCGCGATCGCGCTGGCCGTTCATATCCAGTCGCTGCCCGCCGGAGCCCGGATCGGTGTCAAGGTCCTCGCCGACCGTTTCCCGGAGAGCGAGGCCCGGGTGGCCGCCGCACTGCGCGAGCTGGAGGCGCACGGCTACTTGTGCCGCACCCGGGAACGCCTCCCGAACGGCCGGGTCGTCACCCGCACGGTCTCGTACAACCAGCCGGGCAAGCCACGTACGGATGTGAGCCCCGGCGTTGTCCCGCCTGGCGCCGTCCCGCCGGCCGCCGCCCCTGTGGCCTCGGCCGTGCCTGTCGCCCCTGCGGCTGCGGCGCCCGTGCCCCCTGCCGTCGTACCCGCGGCCGAGCAACAGCTGCGTTCACAGCCACCACCGCAGCCACTGCCCCGAGCGGGCGTCCACGGGCCGCGCCCGGCCGGCGTGCTTCCCCAGCCGCTCGTGCCCGGCCCCGAACGCCACCGCGCGGCCATCGATCTGCTCTCCGGCCTGCGCCGCGACGAGCCCGTGCTGCTGGCCGAGACCGACGTCCGGCGCCTGGCCCCGGCCGTTGGGCCTGGCTCGAACGCGATGCCCGGCCCGACGCCGTACGCGCTGTCCTCACCGCCGATCTGCCCGGTCGCCTGAGACACCCCGCAGCCCTTCTCGCCCACCGGCTCGCCGCCCTGGTGCCGCCCCCGCTGCCCGCTCTCCGTACCCGGGAAGGGGCCGGGCGGCCGGATCCG
This genomic interval carries:
- a CDS encoding WXG100 family type VII secretion target gives rise to the protein MTPPTYTVPSGDPETLRTAAGRFKSLAHDHSTLLTTFQRHVEAVLKGWSGPLSQQYRTAAEGVYPRFKAVHVAAGAAYSALHTYAGALESAQKAVKGANTTADSHSHASSHAPTAPGQSPKALGQKVSDASSDLNRAAGTCATALSNAQTTLAKTCPDTLSAKQLKEQVAKAGEELKEENPGLWEKLFGPEGELRKWDEKLHAVPAPYADMVLLKLMSGAEGAEESVKTAEEFAARIPELMEADFPKMARPIMNAMSSGAATEADLAQAIEDFAKDWDAIGKWNEGTKLANLGEAARLPWLRGASVGLNGLAIAGDLYTMWKPEDKGAMGWVDRGAAGVNAGLATWDTLALLTPLDAVPGVGEVVMVGTGLYLGGTYLYHHWKPFKNVCNATGHAVASAAKSTWHAVTSFL